A region of Vitis vinifera cultivar Pinot Noir 40024 chromosome 13, ASM3070453v1 DNA encodes the following proteins:
- the LOC104881176 gene encoding B3 domain-containing protein At2g32645 → MDSVVEDEKKHDQVLEETTNKFEDEGDQALQETIDKFEDDGDQYPQESIRIKKRPPRCHDDDEGGCVQEKKKRMMKKMMEKARYPSPHATPELPVILRNRIRALGGSDVTFVIQKPLFKTDVSSGHNRLSIPLNQVQQSFLTPEETERLNSGGNGKKCAAMEVMLIEPSLHRETISLRKWNMKKASGNSTSMYVLVTNWKSVTERNSMKEDETVQLWSFRIKSKLGFALVKRRLQDDPRNRSLRGILDS, encoded by the coding sequence ATGGATTCTGTTGTAGAAGATGAGAAGAAACACGATCAGGTTCTCGAAGAAACGACCaacaaatttgaagatgaaggtGATCAGGCTCTTCAAGAAACGATCGACAAATTTGAAGATGACGGTGATCAGTATCCTCAAGAATCGATCAGGATCAAGAAGCGACCACCACGGTgccatgatgatgatgagggCGGGTGTGTTCAGGAGAAAAAGAAGCgaatgatgaagaagatgatggagAAGGCAAGGTACCCATCTCCCCATGCAACGCCGGAGCTCCCTGTCATCCTCAGGAATCGGATCAGGGCTCTGGGGGGTTCTGATGTCACTTTTGTAATCCAGAAGCCTCTCTTCAAGACTGATGTGAGTTCCGGTCACAACCGTCTGTCCATACCGTTGAACCAGGTACAACAAAGTTTCCTCACACCTGAAGAGACCGAGAGGTTGAACTCGGGGGGAAACGGAAAAAAATGTGCAGCTATGGAAGTGATGTTGATTGAGCCCTCCCTTCATCGGGAAACCATCAGTCTGAGGAAGTGGAACATGAAGAAAGCTTCCGGAAATTCTACCTCAATGTATGTGTTGGTGACTAATTGGAAATCGGTTACGGAAAGGAATAGCATGAAGGAAGATGAAACGGTGCAGCTCTGGTCTTTTCGAATCAAGTCCAAGTTGGGTTTCGCTCTTGTAAAGAGAAGACTACAAGATGATCCTAGGAATCGTTCATTAAGGGGCATCCTGGATAGCTGA
- the LOC109123768 gene encoding uncharacterized protein LOC109123768 — protein MSSSTTKLTITSSSFTVVTILIESEVEISTKTARTRKETLALAILRVKTSKWIIAEITKLLLSSVPRLPELVFICATLTIAESDLFESCIDLPWLDFVPQFLRPSLAGLGPPRSAGQSPASFPGHGYRYFSLKSREPEFLVATPERLLELISLKAIDISGVSLLVVDGLDTLCKGGYLDMIKSIRQSISRNPHAVVFSERSSCTSVPGVEDLLRGSYCRLPLKGSINNQSACIAQSIHA, from the exons ATGTCTTCCTCGACCACCAAATTGACCATTACCTCTTCCTCTTTTACAGTTGTGACTATTCTTATTGAAAGTGAAGTTGAGATTTCCACGAAAACTGCTAGGACTAGAAAAGAAACCTTGGCCTTGGCCATATTGAGAGTCAAAACCTCCAAATGGATTATTGCTGAAATCACCAAACTTCTTCTTTCCAGTGTTCCAAGACTACCAGAATTAGTATTCATATGTGCAACATTAACAATTGCTGAGTCCGACCTCt TTGAGTCTTGCATTGATTTACCTTGGCTTGATTTTGTGCCACAGTTCCTACGACCTTCTCTCGCTGGTCTTGGACCACCACGCTCAGCAGGGCAATCACCAGCTTCGTTTCCAGGACATGGCTACAGATATTTTAG CCTAAAAAGTCGTGAGCCTGAATTCCTTGTGGCCACACCTGAGAGACTTTTGGAGCTTATTTCCTTGAAGGCCATTGACATATCTGGTGTCTCCTTATTG GTTGTTGATGGACTGGACACTCTCTGTAAAGGAGGCTACCTTGATATGATTAAATCTATTAGGCAGTCAATTTCTCGAAATCCCCATGCAGTTGTTTTCAGTGAACGCTCAAGCTGTACCTCTGTTCCAGGTGTAGAAGATCTCCTTAGAGGATCATACTGTAGATTACCTCTTAAAGGTTCAATTAATAATCAAAGTGCTTGCATTGCTCAGTCTATACATGCGTGA